One region of Primulina tabacum isolate GXHZ01 chromosome 1, ASM2559414v2, whole genome shotgun sequence genomic DNA includes:
- the LOC142520851 gene encoding putative FBD-associated F-box protein At5g22720 has product MGQTVMNCQLIFNFPVLETLELRDCKWLKVNFVEVKAPALTELKVIHYSDLPEVENCYIKITGAKLLEIGFHRYFVEKFDLSSSLVSSAAIGYESFQHDLQVIRKNGSQARLLLKGCSGLNHFQLSGATVEAIAQSNQGTPLPNFNRLKRLEISTKCNSEAFLEFLHSTPYLQWIKLNMWMWNDYDYDLVESMPSCIVSHLKEVEFRGFKGEKPHVHLADFLLKNAVELKKMTGLSRKKSDERRAEKNFWARLKGLVRDFDFEVGSSMKNMADFFES; this is encoded by the exons atgggtcaaacgGTGATGAATTG TCAACTTATATTTAACTTTCCAGTCTTGGAAACGCTTGAGCTAAGAGATTGCAAATGGTTGAAAGTGAATTTTGTGGAAGTCAAGGCTCCAGCATTAACTGAGTTAAAAGTGATACATTACTCGGATCTTCCTGAAGTAGAGAACTGTTACATCAAGATTACAGGAGCCAAGCTCCTGGAAATTGGTTTTCATCGTTATTTTGTAGAAAAATTTGATCTAAGTTCATCATTAGTTTCTTCTGCGGCGATTGGTTATGAAAGTTTTCAACATGATCTTCAAGTAATTAGAAAGAATGGATCACAAGCTCGTCTCTTATTGAAAGGATGCTCTGGCTTAAATCATTTTCAACTGTCAGGTGCTACTGTGGAG GCTATCGCCCAATCAAACCAAGGGACTCCACTTCCAAATTTTAATAGGCTAAAACGACTAGAAATTTCTACAAAATGCAACAGTGAAGCATTTCTGGAGTTTCTTCATTCGACGCCGTATCTTCAATGGATCAAATTAAATATG TGGATGTggaatgattatgattatgacTTGGTGGAATCGATGCCATCTTGTATTGTGTCTCACCTTAAAGAAGTCGAGTTTCGTGGGTTCAAGGGGGAGAAGCCGCATGTTCATCTGGCtgattttttgttgaaaaatgcCGTAGAGTTGAAGAAAATGACCGGGCTTTCGAGGAAGAAATCTGATGAGAGACGAGCTGAAAAGAACTTTTGGGCTAGATTGAAGGGGTTAGTTAGGGATTTTGATTTTGAGGTAGGTTCTTCGATGAAAAATATGGCAGATTTCTTTGAAAGTTAA